The genomic stretch GATGCCGGTGATCATGCGCTGTGCAAAGGAGAACGCCGGCAGCAGGAGGATCGTAAAAAGGAGCCCTATCGTTATCTTATTCATATAGGTCAATTAGTAGTGGTAGTTTATTCCCAGCCGGGGTTTTGTTTCATGTTGGGGTTTTTAGCCACCTCATCATATTGCACCGGGTAGAGATACATAGCGGGCGCTTTGAAGGCAGCCTTCAGCACCTCTATCCTGGTATAGGTCCTGTTCCCGCTGCTGGATATATTGATACGCATGCCGTGCAGGGGTTGGTTCATGACCTGTTCTGCTATCTTCCAGCGGCGGATATCCCAGAAACGCTGTTCCTCGAAGGCCATTTCCACGCGCCTTTCGCTGCGGATCAGTTCCCGCATCTCTTCTTTGGTAAGGCCCGCTTTCAGCTGGTAGGGGTTGAGGCCCGCCCGCTGGCGGATGGCTTCAAGGACATGGTATACTTCCTGCACGGGACCGGCAAATTCATTCTGTGCTTCGGCATAGTTGAGCAGCACTTCTGCATAACGGAAGAGGATCACATCATGCGGGATATCAGAATAGTTGGTCTGGCTTTCGTATTCGCCCATGAACTTGCGCATATAGTAACCGCTGCGTGTTTGCGGTGCATTGGTATTGGGTTTGTCCAGCCCGCCTTCAAAGGTCTGTATGCTCCTGTTGAGCCATTGCGCCCCATTGTAAAAAATGGTATAGGTAAGGCGTGGATCACGGTTGGCATAGGGGAAGTTGTCATCATAGCCGGAGGCGGCGTCAGTGATGGGCAGCCCGTTGAGCATGGGAAAGGCATCCACCAGCTCCTGGGTGGGGCTGGTCCTGCCGGTAGCGGTGGCGGAAGAATAACCCACAGGGCCATTGTTGGATTCCACGTTCTTGGTGGGACCACCCACTTTGGCAAAGATCACTTCTGTATTGCCCTTGCTGATAAAGATCTTTTTGAAATCGCTGCCCAGGGAAAATTTGCCATAACTGATCAGCGCCTGGGCGGCTTCAGCGGCCAGTCGCCACCTGTCTGCATTATAGCTGGTATAACCTGTGAGCGGGTTACTGGCCTCAATATTACCACCGTTGTACAGGGGGCTGGCGGCATAGAGCAGGGTCCTGGCTTTGAGGGCCAGGGCTGCACCTTTAGTAACATACCCATACTGGGAGGACGCGATGGGATCCAGCCAGAGACTGTCAGCGGCTTTGTTGCATTCGGAAACAATATAGTTCACAGTCTCTTCAAAACTGTTCCGGGGCAGGCGGACATCATCATTGACCTCGCGGACAAGATCGCCCATGAGGGGAACGCCGCCATAGCGTTTCAGCAGTTCAAAATAGGCCAGTGCGCGGATAAACCTCGCTTCGCCGCGCCAGGCTTTTTTGGCGGAGCTGCCGTCGGCCATTTTGATACTGAGGGGCACCGCATCAAACTTGTTGAGGAAGATGCTGGTCTTCCGGATAGTACTATAGCTGGCGCCCCAGCGGTCTTCCGGGTTATTGGTGGAAGTATAGCTGCCCGTGGCCAGCCGCTGTACAGCGGTGGTGCCGGACACGGAGGAAATGGCATCATCGGTGGCGGCGTCCAGGAGATCGCTGCTCACCCGGTTATATCCTTCGGGCAGTGTGGAATAGATCTCTGCCAGGAAACCTCTTGCCTTGGTGCCCAGGGAATCCTGTTTGTCCCATACATATTCTTCGGTGTATTGCTCCAGCGGCACATCTTCCCAGGTCTTTTTACAACCTGTGGCGGCGGCCAGCAGCAGCAGGATCGCTGCTACTGACCTGAGTGATTTTGTTGTATTGTGGCAAACCATAGTTCGTTGTTCTTATAATTTGATATTGATACCGGTATTGATCACTTTCTGCATGGGGTATTCCTTGCCGCTGACTTCGGGATCGCCGCGTTCAAACTCAGCCCAGGTGGCCAGGTTCTGTGCGTTGACAAAGATGCGTACGCTGCCCAGGCGGAGCCGTTGGGTCAGGCTGTAGGGCAGGGCATAACCCAGCTCTATATTCTTGAGGCGGATATAATCCCCCGAGTGCTGCCAGAAACTGGTACTCTGCACATGGTTGTTGCTGTTGAAGCCGTAGGTCAGCCGGGGATAGGTGGCGGTAGCGGCATTCTCCGGCGTCCAGCGGCCCAGGTGGTGATTGTAGAGGTTGCCGTTCAGGTTCATGGTGTTGAACTCAAACTCGGTTTCCCAGGAGTTGAGGTACTGTACGCGGTTCTGCACGCCCTGGAAGAGGACGCTGAAGCTAAAGCCTTTGTAGTTGAAGCCACCGGAAATACCATAGAAGAACAGGGGTTTGTTGCCGTCCAGGTTGGTTTCATCAAACTGGTCAATGATGCCATCGCCGTTGAGGTCGCGGTATTTGATATCCCCGGGTTGCAGGGTGTAACCGGATACGGTGGCGGCGGTAGCTGCTTCCTGCTGGGTCTGGATCAGGCCCTCGGCAATATATCCGAAATTGGCGCCTACACGCTGACCGGTCCTTTCATTCCAGCTGTAGCGGCGGCCTATTTCATCCATGAACAGGATCTTTGAATTGGAGAAGCTGCCATTGGCGCTGATATAGTAGTTGAAGTCGCGGATATTGTCCTGCCAGGTGGCGGACAGCTCCGTGCCGGTAAAGCGGTTCTTGCCGATATTCTCCAGCGGGTAGCTGTTGCCGATGAGGGCAATGCTGCTGCCGCGGTACTGCATCAGGTCGTAGTAACTGTCCCGGTAATAGTCGGCTGACAGGGAGAGGCGGTTGCGCAGCACGGCAATGTCCAGCCCGATATTGAGCTTATGTGCTTTTTCGGGTTCGGCATCCACATTGACCAGGGGCCGTTCATATACGCCATTGAGGGCGGTGTGGGTAACGCCATAGCCATAGGGCAGGAACTGGTCCTGGTAGGCGGGGCGCCAGATGAAATAACCTACGTTGGCATTGCCTGTTTGTCCGTAATTGATACGCCATTTAAACGTATTGAGCCAGGGCAGGTTGTCCTTCACAAGATCTTCCTGCGCCATATTCCAGCCGAGACCGGCGGCATAAAAAGCATAGAAGCGGTTGCCCGGCCGGAAACGGTCATAGCCGCTGTAGGTAAGGGCTGCTTCGGCCATATACTTTTCGGCAAAGTTCCAGGACAGCTTGCCGGCCATATTGGTGGTCTTGGAGGGGAGATCGAAGTTATAGGTGGTTTGCAGCTGATCAAAGAGGGCCACGGCTTCCAGCTGGTGGCCGCTTATCCGCTTTGTATAGCCCAGCTGGGCCTGGTAGAACCAGGCGTTGCCGCTGGAGGTAATGGCAAAATCATTTTTCTGGTCGGAGATCTCGCCGTAGCGGGCATAGCTGGTATCAGCCCCGCTGACACTCATTTTGAAGACGGGTGTTTTTTTGCTGCGGTTGATGATGGAAGAGGTCAGCACGGAAACATTGGCCTTTCCTTTGAACCACATACCGGGCACGTAATTGTCCAGCTTATAGGTAATGTCCACGGTAGACAGCAGTTCCTTGTCATTGTTGGTGATATAACCGGAATTGGCCAGGTCGGCAAAGAGGTTGGCGGTATAATTGGTAGCGCCGCCAAAAGAGCCATTGGGGTTATAGATAGGATAAGCGTTGTTGGGCACCACCAGCATGCGCTGGTAGAGGTTGCTGTAACCGGCGCCCGGCTGGTTGCCATCCTGTATACGGCCGAATATCTGCAGGGCGATATTGAGATTCTTGTTGAGGTCTACATCTACTTTGGTATTGATGAGGTAGCGTTTCATGTTCAGCAGGGTGCTGTAGGAATTCTGTCCACCTTCTTTGAACAGGCCCTGCTGGTCGGTATAGTTCAGGTTCACCAGGTAACGGGCCACGGGCGAGCCGCCGGTGACATTCAGGGAATAGCGGCTGAGCATGGAATTCTTGTTGAGCAGCTCATCCTGCCAGTTCACGTTGGGATAGAGATAGGGATCCTTATTGGTCCTGTATCCATCAATCTGTTCTTTGGTATAGATGGGGGAGCTGCCGCCATTGATCAGGGCCTCGTTCACCAGGTAAGCATATTGCCAGGCGGGCAGGGGATCCAGCAGGCCCAGCGGCGTTTGTACACCGGTCTGGGCGGTGAGGGAGATCTGCGGCGCTCCCTGAACAGGCTTTTTGGTGGTGACCAGTAATACGCCTTTGGAGCTGCGCTGTCCCAGCAGGACACTGGAAAGGGCATCTTTCTGTACAGAGATGGACTCAATGGTTTCCGGGTCCAGGGCAAAGATATCCCGCTGGATGCCGTCAATGATGGTCACGGGCGACTGACCCCGCAATGCCAGGCTGATCTCATTATTATCAGTAGAGCCGGAAGTGCCTACCAGGGAGGCGTTGGGGATATCAAACAGCAGCTCACCGGAAGTGATGCTGGCGGAAGCTAGTGCGCCCCAGCCACTGCTTTGTTTGGTATACAATCCTGCCAGCCGGCCCGGTAATGCATAGGCATAGAGGGAGCCGGGTGTTGTGGTCAGTTGCTCATTATAGATAGTGGAAGTGGCGCCGATGGCTGTTTTAACAGCCTTCTCGCCGTAGAGGACTTTCATTTTTCCGTCCGGCCTTCTGCTGATATCAATAAGTGTATCACTGATACTGGCAGCGGGCGTACCTGTCATGGGCAGCGGTCTGGCAGCCAGGCGGATGCTGAGTTCCCTGTCTGTACTGGCTTTGGCCTCAGCCACCAGGAAAGCCGGGTGGGTGATAACAAGGGTATTGCCTTTGGATGCCCGGAGGCTGAAACTGCCATTGGCGTCTGTGAGGGTAAAGCTCCCGGCCTGCTGATCAGTGATGCGGGCGCCGGCCAGCGGATGCCCGTAGTTGTCCAGCACCCTGCCTGTTACCTGGTTGGCGCCGGCAGCGGTGTTGCTGTCCTGTGCCCGGGTGACCGCGGGCAGCAGCAGCAGCGCGCAGCACCCAACCGTTAATAAGATTCTACAATACCTGGCAAACATATTTGTTGTTTTATCGGATCTGATGATTGTTAAGAAGGAAGTCGCCGGCTGGCATTAGCGGCAGCCGAACCGGAAACTGAAAGGATCGCCGGTATCACCCTGCTTCAGCACTTTGATGGTGCCGGTAGCATCGGTGTAATAGAATTCCAGCCTTTCCAGCTGCTGGTTATCCTGCAGGTTGAAATACTGGCGGGGCCAGATATCCAGCTGCCATTTCTGGCCGCCGATGGACGTCAGGGAAGAAGCTGCGGCCTGGCTGCATACTTCAATAACTTCATTATTGGTGGTATAGGCTTTAGCGCAGAGGTATACGGCCTGGGCGCCGCTGAGGCCGGTGGTAATGGCGTCCTCATCAAATTTGAAAGTGATGATATCATTATCTGTGGCTGAGGAAGGCTGCACATTGCTGATCTGCGGGCTGCAGAAATCGATCAGCTCGCCTTCGCCATCCGTTACTTCAAAACAATCGGAGAACCATTTGCCATAGAATTTAGGTTCGCTCAGTTCCATCATACTGGAGGCGCTGAAATAACCGAGCTTGACGCGGAGGTTTTCCGGTCCCACTTTTACTTTGATGGTCACATTGGCATTGATCTCGGGGAGGTCGCTCATGTCATAGGCCTTGTCCGACTGGAACACGATCCATTCCAGGTCGTTGATATAGTTACCGCCGATGCCGATCCTTTGCTGGATGGCTTCCGCCCAGACCTCGCTGGAACCGCGGGGCGTGGCATTGGCGGCCACCGGGCTCATGGTGCCATTCCCATTGTTACTGGTATAATACATGCGCATATTGTTGCGGGCATTCCAGCTGGTAGGGCAGAGGAAGCCGATAATGAGGCGCGATTGGGGATGATCATAATAAGGGTCCATCCAGGCTTTCACCACTACGGTCAGGGTATCACCGGCTTTTACAGACGAGGGCTGCTCCAGGCCGCGGATCTCGATACAGGCGGCCACTACCAGGGTGATCACCAGCATCAGCAGGAAAATATGCAGTCGTTTTATTTTGGGCAATCGTTTCATGTCGATGTATTTATACTGTTAGGGCAAAGGCTCCAGGGTGTATTCGTATTTGGTGGACTGGCAGCCGGGGCTGAAACTGATGACCAGGCTGCGGTTCCCTTTAGAGACCGGGTAACGGAACGTAGGTTTGACGGGCGTTCCGCCTTCAGGCTGGAAGGTCAGCTCCATTGGATACTGCGGGTCGTCAAAACGCCATTTGCCATTTTTGCTGACCACAAAAGGAACAGGGCTGGTGATAGTGTAGGCGCTATCCTGGAAATTGATGCGGAAGCTGGAAAAGTTGAATCTTTCGGTCAGGTCTTCACTGTTGCGCAGGACTTTCACAATGCGCCAGCTGCCGGTGAGCGGCTTACCTGCTTCGGTAAATTTCTTTTCCTTTTCTTTTACGCAGGCCACCAGCACCAGCATCATCACTGCCAGGCCTGTCAGCAGGCTATAGGTCCATTTTTTCATGGTGATATCTTTAAGAGGGTTTACCAACCGGGGTTTTGAAGCATTTCGGGTGATTTGGACAGCTCGCTCTGCGGCATGGGCCAGAGGTACATGGCGTCACGGAATACGCGCTGCCGTACGTTGACAGTC from Candidatus Pseudobacter hemicellulosilyticus encodes the following:
- a CDS encoding RagB/SusD family nutrient uptake outer membrane protein, which encodes MVCHNTTKSLRSVAAILLLLAAATGCKKTWEDVPLEQYTEEYVWDKQDSLGTKARGFLAEIYSTLPEGYNRVSSDLLDAATDDAISSVSGTTAVQRLATGSYTSTNNPEDRWGASYSTIRKTSIFLNKFDAVPLSIKMADGSSAKKAWRGEARFIRALAYFELLKRYGGVPLMGDLVREVNDDVRLPRNSFEETVNYIVSECNKAADSLWLDPIASSQYGYVTKGAALALKARTLLYAASPLYNGGNIEASNPLTGYTSYNADRWRLAAEAAQALISYGKFSLGSDFKKIFISKGNTEVIFAKVGGPTKNVESNNGPVGYSSATATGRTSPTQELVDAFPMLNGLPITDAASGYDDNFPYANRDPRLTYTIFYNGAQWLNRSIQTFEGGLDKPNTNAPQTRSGYYMRKFMGEYESQTNYSDIPHDVILFRYAEVLLNYAEAQNEFAGPVQEVYHVLEAIRQRAGLNPYQLKAGLTKEEMRELIRSERRVEMAFEEQRFWDIRRWKIAEQVMNQPLHGMRINISSSGNRTYTRIEVLKAAFKAPAMYLYPVQYDEVAKNPNMKQNPGWE
- a CDS encoding SusC/RagA family TonB-linked outer membrane protein — encoded protein: MFARYCRILLTVGCCALLLLPAVTRAQDSNTAAGANQVTGRVLDNYGHPLAGARITDQQAGSFTLTDANGSFSLRASKGNTLVITHPAFLVAEAKASTDRELSIRLAARPLPMTGTPAASISDTLIDISRRPDGKMKVLYGEKAVKTAIGATSTIYNEQLTTTPGSLYAYALPGRLAGLYTKQSSGWGALASASITSGELLFDIPNASLVGTSGSTDNNEISLALRGQSPVTIIDGIQRDIFALDPETIESISVQKDALSSVLLGQRSSKGVLLVTTKKPVQGAPQISLTAQTGVQTPLGLLDPLPAWQYAYLVNEALINGGSSPIYTKEQIDGYRTNKDPYLYPNVNWQDELLNKNSMLSRYSLNVTGGSPVARYLVNLNYTDQQGLFKEGGQNSYSTLLNMKRYLINTKVDVDLNKNLNIALQIFGRIQDGNQPGAGYSNLYQRMLVVPNNAYPIYNPNGSFGGATNYTANLFADLANSGYITNNDKELLSTVDITYKLDNYVPGMWFKGKANVSVLTSSIINRSKKTPVFKMSVSGADTSYARYGEISDQKNDFAITSSGNAWFYQAQLGYTKRISGHQLEAVALFDQLQTTYNFDLPSKTTNMAGKLSWNFAEKYMAEAALTYSGYDRFRPGNRFYAFYAAGLGWNMAQEDLVKDNLPWLNTFKWRINYGQTGNANVGYFIWRPAYQDQFLPYGYGVTHTALNGVYERPLVNVDAEPEKAHKLNIGLDIAVLRNRLSLSADYYRDSYYDLMQYRGSSIALIGNSYPLENIGKNRFTGTELSATWQDNIRDFNYYISANGSFSNSKILFMDEIGRRYSWNERTGQRVGANFGYIAEGLIQTQQEAATAATVSGYTLQPGDIKYRDLNGDGIIDQFDETNLDGNKPLFFYGISGGFNYKGFSFSVLFQGVQNRVQYLNSWETEFEFNTMNLNGNLYNHHLGRWTPENAATATYPRLTYGFNSNNHVQSTSFWQHSGDYIRLKNIELGYALPYSLTQRLRLGSVRIFVNAQNLATWAEFERGDPEVSGKEYPMQKVINTGINIKL
- a CDS encoding DUF4961 domain-containing protein, whose protein sequence is MKRLPKIKRLHIFLLMLVITLVVAACIEIRGLEQPSSVKAGDTLTVVVKAWMDPYYDHPQSRLIIGFLCPTSWNARNNMRMYYTSNNGNGTMSPVAANATPRGSSEVWAEAIQQRIGIGGNYINDLEWIVFQSDKAYDMSDLPEINANVTIKVKVGPENLRVKLGYFSASSMMELSEPKFYGKWFSDCFEVTDGEGELIDFCSPQISNVQPSSATDNDIITFKFDEDAITTGLSGAQAVYLCAKAYTTNNEVIEVCSQAAASSLTSIGGQKWQLDIWPRQYFNLQDNQQLERLEFYYTDATGTIKVLKQGDTGDPFSFRFGCR
- a CDS encoding DUF5004 domain-containing protein, which encodes MKKWTYSLLTGLAVMMLVLVACVKEKEKKFTEAGKPLTGSWRIVKVLRNSEDLTERFNFSSFRINFQDSAYTITSPVPFVVSKNGKWRFDDPQYPMELTFQPEGGTPVKPTFRYPVSKGNRSLVISFSPGCQSTKYEYTLEPLP